A portion of the Thunnus albacares chromosome 5, fThuAlb1.1, whole genome shotgun sequence genome contains these proteins:
- the znf362b gene encoding zinc finger protein 362b isoform X1, whose protein sequence is MAEPRFNNPYFWPPPPSMPGQLDNLVLINKIKEQLMAEKIRPLHLPPTSTPSQQSLLVPTSSPDGGAQHGMPVPKPQPQQVPGHHPQPQGSGQPDIALHARPASSSDGNMDDKSAVKAKGLWEDWHMRQLGEQPGRINHRSGLAPSSRPDSHSTSEALTPTTPTSSSQNRLGGAPSVNIISGLASGPGMDHMKAGGLAGLLGPPPKAPRGRKKIKAENPSGPLLVVPYPILADQGCVTIAPKEGKTYRCKVCPLTFLTKSEMQIHSKSHTEAKPHKCPHCSKTFANASYLSQHLRIHLGIKPYHCSYCENSFRQLSHLQQHTRIHTGDRPYKCAHPGCEKAFTQLSNLQSHQRQHNKDKPYKCPNCYRAYSDSASLQIHLSAHAIKNAKAYCCSMCGRAYTSETYLMKHMSKHTVVEHLVSHQSPQRTESPNIPIRISLI, encoded by the exons aTGGCAGAGCCTCGATTTAACAACCCGTATTTCTGGCCGCCGCCTCCCTCCATGCCAGGCCAG CTGGATAACCTGGTGCTCATTAACAAGATCAAGGAGCAGCTGATGGCCGAGAAGATACGACCCCTGCACCTGCCGCCTACCTCCACTCCTTCCCAGCAGTCTTTGCTGGTGCCCACCTCATCCCCGGATGGTGGCGCGCAGCACGGCATGCCGGTGCCAAAGCCCCAGCCACAGCAGGTGCCGGGCCACCACCCGCAGCCGCAGGGCTCTGGACAACCAGACATCGCTTTGCACGCCCGCCCCGCCTCCAGCTCTG ATGGAAATATGGACGATAAATCAGCTGTGAAGGCCAAAGGATTGTGGGAAGACTGGCATATGAGACAGCTCGGCGAACAACCTGGCCGGATCAACCATCGCTCAG GTCTGGCTCCTTCATCCCGACCCGACAGCCACAGCACCTCAGAGGCTCTGACCCCCACAACTCCAACCTCGAGCAGCCAGAACCGCCTGGGCGGTGCCCCCTCTGTGAACATCATCTCCGGGTTGGCTAGTGGTCCCGGCATGGACCACATGAAGGCTGGAGGCCTGGCCGGACTGTTGGGCCCACCACCCAAGGCACCAAGAGGACGGAAGAAGATCAAAGCTGAAAACCCGTCCGGTCCTCTGCTGGTGGTGCCCTACCCAATCCTAGCTGACCAAGGCTGTGTCACTATTGCACCCAAAGAGGGCAAAACCTACAG ATGCAAAGTGTGCCCGCTCACCTTCTTAACCAAGTCAGAGATGCAGATCCACTCCAAGTCCCACACGGAGGCCAAACCACACAAGTGTCCCCACTGCTCCAAGACGTTCGCCAACGCCTCCTACCTGTCCCAGCACCTGCGCATCCACCTGGGGATCAAACCCTACCACTGCTCCTACTGCGAGAACTCGTTCCGTCAGCTGTCACACCTGCAGCAGCACACCAG AATCCACACTGGCGATAGGCCTTATAAATGTGCTCATCCCGGATGTGAAAAGGCTTTTACCCAGCTGTCTAACCTCCAG TCTCACCAGAGGCAGCACAATAAAGACAAGCCGTATAAATGTCCTAACTGCTACCGTGCCTACTCAGACTCTGCATCGTTGCAGATCCACTTGTCAGCGCACGCCATCAAAAACGCTAAGGCCTACTGCTGTAGCATGTGTGGCAGGGCATACACCTCA GAGACCTACCTTATGAAGCACATGTCCAAACACACAGTGGTGGAGCACCTAGTGAGTCACCAGTCGCCCCAGAGGACCGAGTCCCCCAACATCCCCATACGCATCTCCCTTATCTGA
- the znf362b gene encoding zinc finger protein 362b isoform X2, which yields MAEPRFNNPYFWPPPPSMPGQIKEQLMAEKIRPLHLPPTSTPSQQSLLVPTSSPDGGAQHGMPVPKPQPQQVPGHHPQPQGSGQPDIALHARPASSSDGNMDDKSAVKAKGLWEDWHMRQLGEQPGRINHRSGLAPSSRPDSHSTSEALTPTTPTSSSQNRLGGAPSVNIISGLASGPGMDHMKAGGLAGLLGPPPKAPRGRKKIKAENPSGPLLVVPYPILADQGCVTIAPKEGKTYRCKVCPLTFLTKSEMQIHSKSHTEAKPHKCPHCSKTFANASYLSQHLRIHLGIKPYHCSYCENSFRQLSHLQQHTRIHTGDRPYKCAHPGCEKAFTQLSNLQSHQRQHNKDKPYKCPNCYRAYSDSASLQIHLSAHAIKNAKAYCCSMCGRAYTSETYLMKHMSKHTVVEHLVSHQSPQRTESPNIPIRISLI from the exons aTGGCAGAGCCTCGATTTAACAACCCGTATTTCTGGCCGCCGCCTCCCTCCATGCCAGGCCAG ATCAAGGAGCAGCTGATGGCCGAGAAGATACGACCCCTGCACCTGCCGCCTACCTCCACTCCTTCCCAGCAGTCTTTGCTGGTGCCCACCTCATCCCCGGATGGTGGCGCGCAGCACGGCATGCCGGTGCCAAAGCCCCAGCCACAGCAGGTGCCGGGCCACCACCCGCAGCCGCAGGGCTCTGGACAACCAGACATCGCTTTGCACGCCCGCCCCGCCTCCAGCTCTG ATGGAAATATGGACGATAAATCAGCTGTGAAGGCCAAAGGATTGTGGGAAGACTGGCATATGAGACAGCTCGGCGAACAACCTGGCCGGATCAACCATCGCTCAG GTCTGGCTCCTTCATCCCGACCCGACAGCCACAGCACCTCAGAGGCTCTGACCCCCACAACTCCAACCTCGAGCAGCCAGAACCGCCTGGGCGGTGCCCCCTCTGTGAACATCATCTCCGGGTTGGCTAGTGGTCCCGGCATGGACCACATGAAGGCTGGAGGCCTGGCCGGACTGTTGGGCCCACCACCCAAGGCACCAAGAGGACGGAAGAAGATCAAAGCTGAAAACCCGTCCGGTCCTCTGCTGGTGGTGCCCTACCCAATCCTAGCTGACCAAGGCTGTGTCACTATTGCACCCAAAGAGGGCAAAACCTACAG ATGCAAAGTGTGCCCGCTCACCTTCTTAACCAAGTCAGAGATGCAGATCCACTCCAAGTCCCACACGGAGGCCAAACCACACAAGTGTCCCCACTGCTCCAAGACGTTCGCCAACGCCTCCTACCTGTCCCAGCACCTGCGCATCCACCTGGGGATCAAACCCTACCACTGCTCCTACTGCGAGAACTCGTTCCGTCAGCTGTCACACCTGCAGCAGCACACCAG AATCCACACTGGCGATAGGCCTTATAAATGTGCTCATCCCGGATGTGAAAAGGCTTTTACCCAGCTGTCTAACCTCCAG TCTCACCAGAGGCAGCACAATAAAGACAAGCCGTATAAATGTCCTAACTGCTACCGTGCCTACTCAGACTCTGCATCGTTGCAGATCCACTTGTCAGCGCACGCCATCAAAAACGCTAAGGCCTACTGCTGTAGCATGTGTGGCAGGGCATACACCTCA GAGACCTACCTTATGAAGCACATGTCCAAACACACAGTGGTGGAGCACCTAGTGAGTCACCAGTCGCCCCAGAGGACCGAGTCCCCCAACATCCCCATACGCATCTCCCTTATCTGA
- the LOC122981865 gene encoding tumor necrosis factor receptor superfamily member 1A-like: MNFVLAFSLGLALLSIRESYTEGTEQTSTSCYEKCPPGYHKESDCDDHVGQFRCKKCDANTFTDIENTISRCERCDICEKFEEQIKPCSFNSNVVCECKTGYYNEATQTDDRRCVPCPTKDCKDGKGKQQANRARKNCLKNSECKKICLSNTTTSTTTTTTTTATTFMNTASSNNTPSTPHIVPVPTVNYLTLMFLVLVVVTITGLFWLLFSTLFIRNLLRYSDVCPYWDTNKDLEPPAEDPKFNGNLW; the protein is encoded by the exons ATGAACTTTGTCTTG GCTTTCTCACTGGGACTTGCCTTACTTTCTATTAGAGAGAGTTACACTGAGGGGACAGAACAAACCAGTACATCATGTTATGAAAAGTGCCCACCTG GATATCATAAAGAAAGTGACTGTGATGATCATGTTGGACAGTTCAGATGTAAAAAATGTGATGCTAACACATTCACAGATATAGAAAACACCATATCGAGATGTGAGAGGTGCGACATATGTGAGA AATTTGAGGAGCAAATAAAGCCCTGCTCCTTTAACAGTAAtgtggtgtgtgagtgtaaaaCGGGATACTACAATGAAGCTACTCAAACTGACGACAGGCGGTGCGTTCCATGCCCCACTAAAGATTGTAAAG atggcaAAGGGAAGCAACAGGCTAACAG GGCTCGTAAGAACTGTCTGAAAAACTCAGAATGCAAGAAGATATGTCTATCAAATACAACTACATCCacaactacaactacaactacaactGCAACTACATTTATGAATACGGCATCTTCAAACAACACACCATCGACTCCTCATATCGTCCCAGTTCCAA CAGTGAACTATTTGACCTTGATGTTTCTTGTGTTGGTTGTGGTGACAATTACGGGGCTTTTTTGGCTCCTGTTCTCCACCCTCTTCATCAGGAACCTGCTCAGATACTCAGACGTTTGTCCCTACTGGGACACAAACAAAGACCTGGAGCCGCCTGCTGAGGACCCCAAATTCAATGGTAACCTGTGGTAG